In a genomic window of Styela clava chromosome 11, kaStyClav1.hap1.2, whole genome shotgun sequence:
- the LOC120347797 gene encoding phosphatidate cytidylyltransferase 2-like encodes METRQRKKHSIDKAGEERDSAGDSPSDELSAPEPHPPAVQRDDTPEILKEALKDLPPKWKNWWIRGFFTIFMLLGFLLLVWGGPFAFMLIIIAIQVKCFHEIITIGHQFYRSYDLPWFRTLSWYFLVCSNYFFYGETRAEMFSNLMDYKFVSILLKYHRLISFTLYLIGFMLFVLSLVKKRYRLQFFMFGWTHVTLLIIVSQSHLIMTNLLDGMVWLLVPVSMVICNDSMAYITGFFFGRTPLIKLSPKKTWEGFIGGGIFTVLLGWIFAGYLSQYKFLVCPTEIRANFQVYTDCELPSTFLPAEYEIPLFVQVFLKLVGLQMTTFTAIPFQLHCLAIGMFSSIIAPFGGFFASGFKRAFKVKDFGDVIPGHGGMMDRFDCQFLVATFVFVYMSAFIRVPTPNKILPTIFAMKTEDQLWLFERLRTHLNQEI; translated from the exons ATGGAAACGAGACAACGCAAAAAGCATTCAATTGACAAAGCTGGAGAG GAAAGAGATTCTGCAGGGGATTCTCCAAGTGATGAGTTGTCAGCCCCAGAGCCTCATCCTCCTGCTGTTCAGAGGGATGACACTCCTGAGATCCTAAAAGAGGCTTTGAAG GATTTGCCTCCAAAATGGAAAAATTGGTGGATTCGAggatttttcacaatttttatgtTACTTGGATTTTTATTGCTGGTCTGGGGGGGACCTTTCGCTTTCATGCTTATT ATCATCGCTATACAAGTTAAATGCTTCCACGAGATTATCACGATCGGCCACCAGTTTTACCGTTCCTACGATCTTCCATGGTTTCGAACTCTGAGTTGGTATTTTCTTGTCTGTTCGAATTACTTCTTCTATGGAGAAACTCGAGCTGAAATGTTCTCAAATCTGATGGACTAT aaatttgtCTCCATTCTTCTCAAATACCATCGTTTGATCTCGTTCACTTTATATCTCATTGGTTTTATGCTCTTTGTTCTGAGTTTGGTAAAAAAACGATACAGATTGCAGTTTTTCATG TTTGGCTGGACTCATGTCACTCTGTTGATTATTGTCAGCCAGTCTCATCTCATCATGACCAACCTACTGGACGGGATGGTGTGGCTTTTGGTTCCCGTTTCCATGGTGATTTGTAACGATAGCATGGCGTACATTACTGGATTTTTCTTTGGAAGGACACCCTTGATTAAG CTTTCTCCTAAGAAGACATGGGAGGGATTCATTGGAGGCGGGATATTCACTGTATTGCTGGGATGGATT TTTGCAGGGTACCTGAGCCAGTATAAATTCCTGGTTTGTCCGACAGAAATCAGAGCAAATTTCCAGGTCTACACGGATTGCGAGTTGCCTTCAACTTTTCTACCAGCTGAATATGAAATCCCACTGTTCGTACAAGTCTTCCTAAAACTG GTTGGGCTGCAGATGACTACATTTACTGCAATACCATTCCAGCTACATTGCCTTGCTATTGGAATGTTCAGTTCCATCATTGCACCGTTTGGAGGATTCTTTGCCAGTGGCTTCAAGAGAGCTTTCAAAGTTAAG GACTTCGGAGACGTGATTCCAGGGCATGGAGGAATGATGGATCGATTCGATTGCCAATTCCTCGTTGCGACGTTTGTTTTCGTCTACATGTCAGCGTTCATTCGTGTACCAACTCCAAACAAAATTCTACCGACAATTTTCGCGATGAAAACTGAAGACCAGCTGTGGCTATTTGAGAGATTGAGAACACATTTGAATCAG GAGATATAA
- the LOC120347811 gene encoding oligosaccharyltransferase complex subunit ostc-B-like — MEKLYSIPYSVLQLPNLKLKKPSWISQPSAMTVFAAVMVSYFLVTAGIIYDVIVEPPSVGQTVDERGNAKPVAFLAYRVNGQYIMEGLASSFLFSLGGVGYIILDKSNAPNIPKLNRTLLLVIGMIAVILSFFMSRVFMRMKLPGYLQS; from the exons ATGGAAAAGTTGTATTCTATACCGTATTCTGTACTTCAATTACCTAATTTAAAACTGAAGAAGCCATCATGGATTTCTCAACCATCAGCGATGACCGTTTTTGCCGCTGTGATGGTGTCTTATTTTTTGGTTACGGCAG GAATTATTTATGATGTCATTGTTGAGCCACCTAGTGTTGGACAAACTGTCGATGAAAGAGGGAACGCAAAACCTGTTGCCTTCCTGGCTTATAG GGTGAACGGTCAATACATCATGGAAGGTCTTGCGTCCTCGTTTCTTTTCTCACTAGGTGGTGTAGGATACATTATCTTGGATAAATCAAACGCTCCGAACATTCCAAAACTCAATCGAACCCTTCTACTTGTGATTGGCATGATTGCTGTCATCCTCAGCTTTTTTATGTCAAGAGTTTTCATGAGAATGAAGCTACC GGGATATCTTCAGTCCTGA
- the LOC120347807 gene encoding steroid receptor RNA activator 1-like, producing the protein MNPGGPGWNDPPSLSYETHSQTTGRRNLLTKRVGLPDLKMPSAKNSSEIQNTENKTLTQLDGSLPPPQISGPPPDDTKLQKSSELTNKTKIANQNEETNTMPTMFNPMSSENSATNPTPAIFSPIEGAETTNEELKKSEEMENVDLETMDIDVVTELKNIVENCEKENIFSKQVGQTILKKIDILEKQLNDNKLPNIVKEKMDLLTKHLMVKKYSEAWDIHVALMCDHSSSVMQWMVGIKKLVSEAKKL; encoded by the coding sequence ATGAATCCTGGCGGGCCCGGTTGGAACGACCCCCCATCTCTCTCATATGAAACTCATTCTCAGACAACTGGTAGAAGAAATCTACTCACTAAGAGAGTAGGGTTACCAGATTTGAAGATGCCATCTGCTAAAAATTCCTCGGAAATTCAAAACACAGAAAATAAAACTCTAACTCAATTAGATGGCTCTCTACCCCCGCCTCAAATTTCTGGACCTCCTCCAGATgacacaaaacttcaaaaatctTCTGAATTAAcgaataaaactaaaattgcgAACCAAAATGAAGAAACGAATACAATGCCTACAATGTTCAATCCTATGTCTTCAGAAAATTCAGCAACAAATCCCACTCCTGCCATTTTTAGTCCAATTGAGGGTGCAGAAACAACTAATGAAGAGTTGAAAAAGTCTGAAGAGATGGAAAATGTAGATTTAGAGACCATGGATATTGATGTAGTCACAGAGCTTAAAAATATTGTCGAAAATTGCGAGAAAgagaatattttttcgaaacaAGTTGgacaaacaattttgaaaaaaatcgacaTTTTAGAAAAACAGTTAAATGATAACAAATTACCGAATATTGTTAAAGAAAAAATGGATTTGCTGACGAAACATTTGATGGTGAAAAAGTACTCTGAAGCCTGGGATATCCATGTTGCGTTAATGTGCGATCACTCTTCAAGTGTTATGCAATGGATGGTTGGCATAAAGAAATTAGTTTCGGAAGCTAAGAAGTTGTAA
- the LOC120347804 gene encoding uncharacterized protein LOC120347804, producing MKIPIRHSFIVLILLVEAYLLIKGEQCWIPMVCQDQLTWRKLTEGQCTKEEEKALEALTQRLDGMKSELYQLEKVLEESETNSVPLSVVGVKETTTPRGYKDKKTSSALTSIVPATSPWSTKEAFLSTVRPQTTKVEQSTDVLSTTVPNGLEYDGKLFILLTLINTARSNKTEAESRCKEIGGQLANIYNNDHMDRIGDFIRSNFRIEGSRNFHLGMTYNENESVSFRNGTAVDKTHFRRGAVFTKNNGKLVYLRVTKDEDSVNQYLWNGRDVKRFVLCER from the exons ATGAAGATTCCGATTCGACACAGTTTCATCGTACTAATACTGTTGGTGGAGGCGTATTTATTGATTAAAG GAGAGCAATGCTGGATTCCTATGGTTTGCCAAGATCAGCTTACTTGGAGAAAACTTACG GAAGGACAGTGCACAAAAGAAGAAGAGAAAGCTCTGGAAG CTTTAACACAACGATTAGACGGGATGAAAAGTGAGCTCTATCAATTAGAAAAGGTGTTGGAAGAATCAGAGACGAACTCCGTGCCACTCTCTGTTGTAGGTGTTAAAGAAACGACCACTCCCCGGG GATACAAGGACAAGAAAACTTCTTCGGCCCTCACTTCAATCGTCCCTGCTACATCCCCGTGGTCAACTAAGGAAGCCTTTCTTTCTACCGTGCGTCCACAAACTACAAAAGTCGAACAGAGTACAG ATGTTCTCAGTACTACTGTTCCTAATGGTTTGGAATACGATGGCAAGTTGTTTATCCTTCTGACTCTAATAAATACGGCGAGAAGTAACAAAACCGAAGCAGAATCGAGATGCAAGGAGATTGGTGGACAATTGGCGAATATTTATAATAACGATCACATGGATAGAATAGGAGATTTCATACGATCAAATTTTAGGATTGAAGGAAGCAGAAACTTTCATCTTGGAATGACCTATAACGAG aatGAAAGTGTTTCCTTCCGTAACGGAACTGCAGTGGACAAGACTCATTTCAGGCGGGGAGCagtttttacaaaaaacaacGGCAAACTAGTCTATCTGCGTGTGACTAAGGATGAAGATAGCGTTAATCAGTATCTTTGGAATGGGAGGGACGTGAAAAGATTTGTACTATGCGAGCGCTGA